The region GAGCCATTGAAGATGTGATCCTGAGGGAAGGGCCGGATACGGTCGGAGCCATTGTTCTTGAGCCGATCACGGCAGGCGGTGGTGTGATCACTCCGCCGGAAGGTTATTGGGAGACGGTTCAGGAAATCTGCCGCAAGTACGATATCCTGCTGCATATTGATGAAGTTGTCTGTGGTCTCGGACGGACCGGCAAATGGTTCGGCTATCAGCACTACGGTATTCAGCCGGATATCGTCACCATGGCCAAGGGCGTTGCGTCCGGTTATGCGGCGATTTCCTGCACAGTGACAACCGAAGCTGTATTTGAGCAATTCAAGGCTGATCCCTCTGATCCAATGAGCTATTTCCGTGATATCTCCACTTTTGGCGGTTGCGCGGCAGGACCTGCGGCCGCACTCGAGAACATGCGGATCATCGAAGATGAGAACCTGCTCGAGAACACCACCAGAATGGGCGAATATCTGCTTGGCCGATTGAACGAGCTGAAAGACAAGCACCCGATTATTGGTGATGTGCGCGGCAAGGGTCTGTTTGTGGGTGCAGAGCTTGTTGAAGATCGGGAGACCAAGAAGCCGGTTCATGAAAGTGTCACTCAGGCTATCCAGGGAGACTGTGCGGCCAATGGCGTTATCATCGGAGCGACAAATCGCAGCTTTGATGAGTACAACAACACGCTTTGCCTGAGCCCGGCCCTGATCTGTACAAAGTCTGATCTGGACGAAATCGTCGATGCAATTGATGCAGCGATTACGCGGGTGACATCCGCCTGACGGATATCGCCTTGAGCAACAGATAAACCGCCCGCGCTTTCACTTAAGCGCGGGCGGTTGCGTTTATGGAGACATGCTGGAGCGGATGTCCTCCTGAAGCGTTCTATTCGCTGCGACGGGTCAGTGAGACCGCGTAGGAGGAGCTGCGGGCTTCCAGCATCGGATCGTCAGAGGGTTCAATCCCGTCCGGCAGTGCAAGCGGATCATAGACCTGACCCGTGCAGTCATTCGCAGACCCTTTTGTAACGTAGCTGTTTGCCACAAGGGTTCCGACTTTCATGGTTTCCCGATCATCCGGCCAGGCGATGTTAGCATTGTTAAGCGGGTCTCCCTCTTTGGGGAACTGAACCATGATGGACCAGCGAGCGGGTGCAGAAGTGACCCGGCCCTTGAATTCAGCCTCAAGAAAATCCTTCGGCATGGTTTTTTCCTGTTCCGCTGTAAGGCCCACATAGCCACCCTCAGGCTGGAAGACCCAGCGAACCGGATGGGACTTGCCGTCCTGGCCCTCAAGATAGAAGGTGTGAATCATGAAGTAAGGCGTGCTTGCAACACTGGCAGGGGCCGGGCGGGCCTTGATGTATTTGCCGGTCTTCAGCGTGTGAGGATTGGCCTTGCTGTAAGCGTCAATCGCAGCCTTGTCCTTTTTGCCTGTCACAGGATCTTTGGCGCGAACCGTAAGGTACTCGACAAATTCTTCCGGTGTACTGGCAACAAACATGGGGACGTTCGACCCGGCCCAGTCCATGGTGTCATCATCCGGCAGCTCCATCTTGACGCCGATGCCGCGTGTGGATCGCGCACGGTCATCGGATGCAGGGTTGCCACCGCCATTGGAAAAGCGAATGGAGGCCTGATGCTGACCAGGCTGAAAAAGAGGTGAGGTGAAGCGCTGTCCGGCTTCGGCTGTCGGTTCAAGATACCCGGCAGCACAGAAGCCTTTCGCTCCTGATGCACGTTTTGCTGCATGACGCCCAAAAACGCCATTCAGCTTGTTGACGAGGACTTCTCCGTCAACCGGATTGGTTTCTTCAGCCTGGGCTGTCACACCTGTGGCTGCCAGCGCCAGACTACTCCATAAAAGAAAGGTTTTGCTCATTGTTCGTTCGTCCCGACATACTATGAATTTTAGGTATCAAAATACCAATGCGAGGCTGTTACGTTAGAGTGATTGCTGCTTCAGGCTGAATCAAAAAACTGTTTGTTTTGGGTCAGAATAAATGGAACAACTCGAGTGTTGCCAAAAGGCCTGAGATCGGACTAACGAAGATGTATCAGCTTTATTTCGCGCCCGACAACGCATCAGTTATCGTTCGTATTGCACTTGAGGAAGCCGGGCTTGAATACCAGGACATCCTGGTTGACCGGGCGGTGGAAGAGCAGAAAAGCGAAGCCTATCGCGCACTCAATCCTGCAGGGCTGATTCCGGTTCTCATTATGGATGGGCAACCCGTTCATGAGACTGCGGCTATCCTTCTGGCACTGTCTGAACGTCATCATGTTCTAGGGCCGGGCCTGGGTGATGCCAACCGGAGTGAATTCCTCAAGTATTTGTTCTTCTTGAGTAATACGGTTCACATCGAGCTGCGTCAGATCTTCTATCCGCAGATTTTTGTTGGCAGTGACGGCACAATGATTGCGACCCTTCGTTCGCGTGCCAGAGCGCGGTTCCTTGAACACCTTGCCATGCTCAACACACGGTACGAAACAGGCCCCGGGCCGTATCTTTACGGTGAGGCTCTGTCTGCGGTGGATATCTATCTGGCATTGTTTCTGCGTTGGGTGCAGCTTTATGGCGACGCGAAGGAATGGGTGTTTGATCTTGCGGAGTTTCCCTCACTCAAGCGGATGACTTCAGATTTCGAAACGCGCCCGGCTGTTATCCGAGCGTTCGGACAGGAAGGAATCCACCCGCCATTCATTGACAAACCGACGGGGCCGGACGGTTCTCGGGGGGCAGCTGTCTGAAGGTCAACGTCAGGTTCCGCAAAAGGTTTTGCGGACCTGCTCTTCCGGTTTCGGTGGTGCCTGATAAGCCTTCTTGTCCGGCTGGTCATCAAACGGGCGGGACAGAACGTCAATTAAGATCTCAAAAGGGGTGAAATCATCCCGTAGGCCCGCCTGAATAGCGTCTTCAACTCGATGATTGCGCGGAATATAGGCGGGATTGATACGCTTCATATGGGCCTGTCGCTCAAGATCGGACCGTGTTTCCTGGCCAAGGCGTCGCCGCCAGTCGGACAGCCATTCCACAGCACGATGCGGGGCTTTGAAAAGGTCAAGAAACGCCTGATCTGCTGTGATGTCTGCCTCAATGGCAAGATCCGAGAGCGTGCGGAAGACCAGAGTGAAATCGGCCTCATTTTCTGCCATCAGTGTCAGAAGTCGGTGAGCCAAGTCGAGGTCTGTACGCTCTTCAATGGCTAAGCCTATCTTCTGCCGCAGGGCCTGCTCCCAACCTGTGTTGAAGTGCTCCGAGAACTGGCCCAGTGCATCCTTTGCGAGGGTGGCGGCTGTATCACGGTCATTATCGATCAGGGGCAGCAGTGATGTTGCAAGCTGGGTCAGGTTCCACTGGGCCACAGCGGGCTGTTGCTGATAGGCATAGCGGCCGTACTGATCGATGGAACTGAAGACCCGGTCGGGATTGTACGCATCCATGAAAGCGCAGGGGCCATAGTCAATCGTCTCGCCGGAGATGGTCATATTGTCGGTATTCATCACCCCGTGGATGAAACCGACAGACAGCCAGCGGATGACCAGTTCAGCCTGACGATGAACGACCGCTTCAAGAAGAGCTAGATAGGGGTTCTCTACGTGTTTCAGGTCCGGGTCATGCCGGTCGATTGCATAGTCTGCCAGCCGCATCAGAGCATCATCATCCCGGCGGGCGGCAAAATACTGAAATGTCCCGACCCGGAGATGACTGCGGGCAATGCGCGTCAGAACAGCACCGGGGTAAAGCAGTTCCCGAATGACCCGGTCAGCTGTGGTGACAGCAGCGAGTGCACGTGTGGTCGGAATGCCAAGAGCGGCCATGGCTTCAGAGAGAATATACTCCCTCAGAACAGGTCCCAGCCAGGCCCGTCCATCACCACCTCGGGAATAAGGTGTGCGACCTGCTCCCTTGAGCTGAAGGTCATAGCGCAGGCCATCTGAGCCGATAAGTTCTCCCAGAAGGATGGCTCGCCCGTCACCCAGTTGCGGGACCCAGCCGCCAAACTGGTGGCCAGCATAGACCATGGCCAGTGGAGCAGCGCCATCCGGTACGTGGTTCCCGGCCAGCATGGCAATGCCGTCTGATGTCTTCAGGTTTTCCGGATCAAGGCCCAGATGGCGGGCCAGAGGCTCATTCAGACGGATCAGCCCAGGCTCGGCCACAGGGGTTGGGGCCAGGCGTGCATAAAACCTGTCCGGCAGGCGTGCATAGCTGTTGTCGAACGGAATTGCTTCAATGTCTGCCATGCTCGTGCTCGCCACCATAACCTTATATCGTCCCTGACAATATAGGGCTTGGTGTCGGCAATGCCATCATTCAGCCGCGAGGGCCGTTGGCGTGCAGCAGGTCAGATAGCGCCGGGTTGCATCAGCAAAGCCATAAAGCAGTGCATCCGCTGTCAGGCCATGCCCGATAGAGACTTCCCGGACAAAGGGAATGCGCGCAAGAAGCGGCGGCAGATTATCCAGTGTCAGGTCATGTCCGGCATTCACATCCAGACCACAGGCTCGAGCCGCTTCAGCCGTTGCAGCCAGTCTGGCTAGCAGCTGTGCCTTTTCCTGTTCGTCAAACATGTCACCATAAGGACCGGTGTAGAGCTCGACCCGGTCCGCTCCAACATCGCGGGCCAGCAGTGCGATGGCCGGGTCGTCATCCACAAACAGGGAAACCCGCATGCCGCCTGTTTTCAGGCGCGAGATAACCGTCTTGAGGAGGTCCTGATTGGCGGCAATATCCCAGCCGTGGTCTGACGTATTCTGGCTGGGATCATCGGGAACAAGTGTAACCTGATCCGGTTTCACCTCTTCCACAAGAGACAGGAAGCGCTCGTCCGGATACCCTTCGATATTATATTCCCGGTCTCCATAGGTGTATGAGCGGATAACCTCATTCAGTTCAAACACATCGGTACGGCGAATATGACGCTCATCCGGACGCGGGTGAATGGTAATGCCATGGGCCCCGGCATCCAGAACAATACGTGCCATCCCGGTCACACTTGGCCATGGCAGGTCACGACGGTTACGGAGCATTGCCACCGCATTCAAATTGACACTCAGATCCGTCGACATCATCGCCTCCCGGTCAAACCAGTAGGAGTCTTCGGCCAAAACAGCCGGAACTCATCACAGTTTTAACAGGATGATGTATTTTTGGCCCTATGAAAAGTGCCAAATAAACAAAGAGACAGAACCAAGGTATGTTTGGCTTGGTACTACTTCAGCAATTCACCATCCGGATGGAAGGCCCGATAGGCGAAGGCGAATGTTACATCATAGACCACCGCGCTCTGCCGGTTGCCGCTATGTCTGAGAGCGGTGACATTGCCGACATCCTTTCCATCGGCAATCGCTTCTGTATCAAGAGCTGAGTTCTGACCTGCAATCCAGCGCAGTTCCACGTCGCCCAGGCGCAAGCGACCGTCCTCCCGCAGACGCGGCAGGGTAACAGCTCTCGGCTGTCCCGCTTTTGTATCCTTGATAACGACCACACGGGTCATCGGGTCCACATCACTCGGCAGATTGCCCATGAACAGCGGATAGGGGCGATCCCGGCTGTCATAATTCACATATGGATTCTCTCCATAGCGTCGAAGACCGTCATGGTTGGGGACGAGAACCTTGCCGTTTGGATAGGCTGTCCGGAACAGTTCGAAGGATTCAACCGTGACCGGCAACATGGTCAGCCGATCGCCTGTCTTCTTCCCGACAATGGCCTCGCCGGTGAACTGCTGCCACCAGCTTTCCGTCTTGCGATCATACATGATCATGTCGGACTTGCGTAAAAGGCCCGTTGTTCCGAACTCAACGCTCTCGCCATCAAGCTGCCGTTGAAAGGCAATTGCTGAATTGCAGAGCGGGCAATAGGTGACAGCGACAGGAACACCGCCCACCGTGTCGTTGACGATTTCGTGCCATGTCATGATACGCAGGGGATAGGCGCGTACATCGCCATTGATCTCCAGGCGAATGACCGGTTCTTTCGGCTGGACTGTCTGCTCGCTTGTTGCCGATACAAACCGGGGGTCATCAATGGAGGGAATGCCATCGCGGGGCGGGCCGCCGGAAACGATTTCGTCCATCTCGACTGACGAGACATTGAAATCCGTCATCCAGCCATGGGTCATGAAGCCCTGACTGTAGGACGTGGCAGCACCTGACAGGGTTGCGATAACAAAGAGGCCGGCAGCAATCAGTCGGCGCATTCAAGACTCCATTGAGCAGAAGAAAACAGGAGTCTGATGGATTTTGAGACGTCAGGAAAGACAGGCGCCGGTCAATACGGTTCAAGCCTCCGTGAAATTCCGTCAGGTATCCGAGCAGAAGCGTCAAAAGTTCCGTCAGTCGGAGAGGATTTTTGAGGCTTCCGAGATGAGAAGGCTCAGTTCCGGTGTGGTGCGCAGCTCTGCCAGTTCGTCCGGATGAACCCAGCGGGCAGATTGGGCATCATCGCCCGCCTGTAGGGTACCGTCCGTATAGTGAGCGGTGTGAACGGCAATAACAAAATGCGCGTTCAGAAGACCATCATCACCGCGGCTGATCACCTCATTCAACCTGACAAAGACCGGGTTGTCACAATTGAGGCCGGTTTCCTCAAAGAGTTCCCGGCGGGCGGCATCCGCCACAGTTTCCCCGAATTCCACATGACCGCCAGGCAGGCTCCAGACCCCTTCAAGAGGTGGTTTCCCGCGCTGTATCACAAGAACGTCGTCCCCTTTCCAGAGAGCGAGACTGGCCGCCATTTTGGGGCGAGGGGAATCAGAGTGAGATGAAGATGAGGATGCGTCCCGGGTCATTCAGGATGAACCACACCGCTTCGGATCAGGGCGGGTAGCCACAGGCTTTTGAAATGTGGCAGGGCTTCAGACAGCGCCCGCAACCGCTCTGTCTGGTCGGTCACGGCAACACCATTCTGAACCCATGTTTTGCCGGATTCTGCGATCAGGCGTTCTGCGGTAACAACAGCCTGGTCCTCTCCGGCTTCCACTGTCGCCCGCAACAGCACAGCCGTTGTGAATCCGAGCCGGATCGGCAGGCCTGTGGCCGGTGCAGGCAGATAAACGTGGCCTTCCCGGAACAGTGTCTTGCCAAGCAGAACCTTTGACAGTTCATGACCATACTGAAGCTGTGCTGAAGCCGAGGCCTTGCCCGGGAGGTTGAATGTCTGCGCCGTGATAAACGGGCTGACCCAGCGCTGGACAATCAGCAACTTGATCCGCTCAGCCAGCTCATCCATTGACATGCCGCCAAGGGCTGGCAGAGCCTTGAGGTCTGCAAGTGTCAATGTCTGGTGCTGAAGGGCGTTGATGATCAGTGTGTTCTCGACATCAAGCGGTCGGGGGCCGTAGGTGTTGATTGCGCTGGCATCAGCAAGGGCACCAAGCTGAAGTCCTGCAAGACTGGTGGCAAGATCTTCAAGCGCCGGTGGTTCCGCGCAATTCAGATAGGTATCGGAGCGATGCTTCTCCAGTCGTTGAATGGAGCGCAGATCCTCACTCAGAAGACGGTCGGAATAGCGGCGGAGTTTGCTGCTGGAAGGCTCCCGGCCCATATTGTGGTCAAGCTTGGTATTGCCACAATAATACATGCCGATATTCGAGAAATCGTTGGAGACTTCCGAGAAACTGAACGGTTGCCAGTGATCGTTGAAAAACTCATGGGCAACATAGTTCAGTGACTTGTTGGCCAGTTCGTCAAAGATGGCTTTTGCATCCGGATGCGCATCCGCATAGTCGAAGCCGTTCTCCATCATGGTGCGCAGGGACTGATAAGCTTTCTGGATGCGTTCGGCCGTGGTGCCGAAATGCCGATTGGCCGCCTGAACAAAGAGATTGCGCAGCGGCAGGAAAGAGGCCCAGCCCGGCAGGGTGTTATAACTGATGTTACAGGTGCCGCCCGGTTTCAGAAGCTCGTGGATGATCTGCCGGATGTGGCGGCGGGTCGGTTCGCCGACCCAGCTGTAAACGCCATGCAGACTGATATGGTCAAACGGACGTATGTCCCTCTGGCCGATCACCTCTGAAAAGTCGGCTTCGTGGAAGAACAGGTTCTTCAGACCAGCCTTTTCCTTCAGCCGCTCGCCATTGTCGATATGCACCGGATTGATGTCGACAGCATGGAAAATGCCGCGCGGGAAACTGGCCGCGAGGGTCGCAATGCCAAGGCCGTTGCCGCAGCCAAGTTCCAGATATCTGAACCGCGGATTGGGCATGGAAAGCGGAATGCCGTTTGTGCAGGCCGAAAGAGCCATCATCGATGGAGACTGGCCGGGGAAGTACCGCGCAATATAGGGCGTGTCGAGAACCACACCGGCATTGGCCAGATCGGAAGTGTGCGACTGGGAAGACGGAGCAACCGACATAGTCAAACCTCAGTCAAACAGCGCATCGACGGCCACCTGGGCAGTCGGCAGCTCGGCGGCCAGCATCGGATCGGTTTTCTCGGAAACCCCGTTGATCACACTGCTCGCCTGATCCAGGAGCGGACGAATTTCGGAGGACACCTTGAAGGCGATCATGTCAAAGGCGGACGGGTCATCGGTATGAACCGCATTTTCCACGTTTTCAAGAACCTGCAGCATATGCCGGTCAATCTCTGCGACCACGGTGTCGAGGCGATCTCTGGTTTCGTGTGAAGCTTGATTGAAGGCTTCAAGGGCAAGGGCCTTGTCCTTGAAATGGGAATGTTTGAAATAGGCATCATAGGTCATCGGTGACCAGCCCAGGACATCCTCCGCACAGTCCGGCATGGAACTGAGCATCTCAATCAGCATGACAACTTCATTGAAGTGATTCAGGTAATCAGTCGCAAGGTAGGTATCCGGATTGATATTGGCAGCAGTCAGAGCATCTCTGTTAAGAGATGCGGCAGAATCTGACGGACTGCCATTTTGAGAAAACGAGTTTTCCATCAATCACTTACCCCATATTTACCAAGAATTTTAACGCTCGACGGTTGCCAATCGGTTACGATTCACGCTTTTCTTTGAAAAAAGATCGGAAATTCGGGAGGCACCGTCTATGTGTGGCCGGTATGCGCTGAACAGCGAACTGTTTGAGGTTCAACAGGCCTTCAAGGTGGATGAGCAGCCGCAATGGGCCGCCCGCTATAATATTACCCCGACCCAACCGGCTTTCATTGTGCACCGCCAGAGCCAGGAGCGGACCGGACAGCTTGTGCGCTGGGGGTTCGTACCATCATGGGCCAAAGATCCGGCGGCCATGAGCCTGATTATCAATGCGCGATCTGAAACGCTTGAGGAAAAGCCGTCTTTCAGGGCGGCCTATAAGCATCGGCGCTGTCTTGTCCCGGCAACCGGATTTTATGAATGGCAGCGGTCGGGCAAGACCAAAACACCCTATTGGGTGCCACCGGCAGGGGGAGGCCTGATTGCCTTTGCCGGGATCTGGGAAACCTGGAGTGATGCGGCGGGCACGGAAATGGATACAATGGCTATCCTGACCACCGAGGCCAATGCGACGCTGGCCGCTATACATCACAGACAGCCGGTCGTCATTCACCCTGATCAGTTTGATGCCTGGCTTGGAATTGACCCGGTTTCTCCCTCGGAACTGAAAGAGATGACGCGACCCGCTCCTGACGATTTCTTTGCCCCTGTCCGGGTGGGAGAGCGCATCAACAAGGCCATCCACGATGATGCGGACCTGCAGAAGCCGCTCAGTACCGAAGACATTGCAAAGGCCGATGCCGCCGTACAGGAACAGTTCAGTCTGTTTTGAGAACCCGACCCGGATTGAGAATATGGTTCGGGTCGAAGCTGTCTTTCAGCCGATGCATCATGGCCAGCTCCAGAGGATCCTTGACCTCAGCCAGAAGGTCGCGTTTGAGGCGACCTATGCCATGCTCTGCGGAAATGGAGCCGTCATAAGACAGGACGATGTCATGCACGAGCCTGTTCATGTCGTCCCAGAGGGCAAGGAAGGCCGCCTTGTCCATGCCAACAGGCTGGCTCACATTGAAGTGCAGATTGCCGTCTCCCATGTGACCGAAGGGCACCGGGCGGGCCCCGGGGAGAAAGGCTTCGACGGCTGGCAGAGCCTCGTTCAGAAAAGCCGGGATGCTGGCAACCGGAACTGAGATATCGTGCTTGATTGAACCGCCTTCATGCTTCTGGACTTCCGATAGTCCATGTCGCAATGCCCAGAATTCCTGTGAATGTTGCAAGGATTCTGCAAGTGCGGCGTCTGCAATCTGCCCGGCCTCAAGCCTGCCTGAAAGAATGCTCTCGATAAGCCGGCGCGGCGAGGCATCCGGCTGACTGGTGCTGAGATTCATCAGCA is a window of Coralliovum pocilloporae DNA encoding:
- a CDS encoding aspartate aminotransferase family protein, producing the protein MERSDGYNDFSEVIENDRAHVWHHLSQHKKYETVDPLMIIEGKGMRVWDATGKEHLDAVSGGVWTVNVGYGRESIADAVRDQLVKLNYFANSAGNVPGANFAKALIDKMPGMSRVYFSNSGSEANEKAYKIVRQIAHNKYGGRKHKILYRERDYHGTTIACLSSTGQPQRKGQYGPFTPGFVEVPHCCEYRSQYGDVADYGVRAARAIEDVILREGPDTVGAIVLEPITAGGGVITPPEGYWETVQEICRKYDILLHIDEVVCGLGRTGKWFGYQHYGIQPDIVTMAKGVASGYAAISCTVTTEAVFEQFKADPSDPMSYFRDISTFGGCAAGPAAALENMRIIEDENLLENTTRMGEYLLGRLNELKDKHPIIGDVRGKGLFVGAELVEDRETKKPVHESVTQAIQGDCAANGVIIGATNRSFDEYNNTLCLSPALICTKSDLDEIVDAIDAAITRVTSA
- a CDS encoding catalase family peroxidase; this encodes MSKTFLLWSSLALAATGVTAQAEETNPVDGEVLVNKLNGVFGRHAAKRASGAKGFCAAGYLEPTAEAGQRFTSPLFQPGQHQASIRFSNGGGNPASDDRARSTRGIGVKMELPDDDTMDWAGSNVPMFVASTPEEFVEYLTVRAKDPVTGKKDKAAIDAYSKANPHTLKTGKYIKARPAPASVASTPYFMIHTFYLEGQDGKSHPVRWVFQPEGGYVGLTAEQEKTMPKDFLEAEFKGRVTSAPARWSIMVQFPKEGDPLNNANIAWPDDRETMKVGTLVANSYVTKGSANDCTGQVYDPLALPDGIEPSDDPMLEARSSSYAVSLTRRSE
- a CDS encoding glutathione S-transferase family protein, giving the protein MYQLYFAPDNASVIVRIALEEAGLEYQDILVDRAVEEQKSEAYRALNPAGLIPVLIMDGQPVHETAAILLALSERHHVLGPGLGDANRSEFLKYLFFLSNTVHIELRQIFYPQIFVGSDGTMIATLRSRARARFLEHLAMLNTRYETGPGPYLYGEALSAVDIYLALFLRWVQLYGDAKEWVFDLAEFPSLKRMTSDFETRPAVIRAFGQEGIHPPFIDKPTGPDGSRGAAV
- a CDS encoding protein adenylyltransferase SelO yields the protein MADIEAIPFDNSYARLPDRFYARLAPTPVAEPGLIRLNEPLARHLGLDPENLKTSDGIAMLAGNHVPDGAAPLAMVYAGHQFGGWVPQLGDGRAILLGELIGSDGLRYDLQLKGAGRTPYSRGGDGRAWLGPVLREYILSEAMAALGIPTTRALAAVTTADRVIRELLYPGAVLTRIARSHLRVGTFQYFAARRDDDALMRLADYAIDRHDPDLKHVENPYLALLEAVVHRQAELVIRWLSVGFIHGVMNTDNMTISGETIDYGPCAFMDAYNPDRVFSSIDQYGRYAYQQQPAVAQWNLTQLATSLLPLIDNDRDTAATLAKDALGQFSEHFNTGWEQALRQKIGLAIEERTDLDLAHRLLTLMAENEADFTLVFRTLSDLAIEADITADQAFLDLFKAPHRAVEWLSDWRRRLGQETRSDLERQAHMKRINPAYIPRNHRVEDAIQAGLRDDFTPFEILIDVLSRPFDDQPDKKAYQAPPKPEEQVRKTFCGT
- a CDS encoding pyridoxine 5'-phosphate synthase — its product is MSTDLSVNLNAVAMLRNRRDLPWPSVTGMARIVLDAGAHGITIHPRPDERHIRRTDVFELNEVIRSYTYGDREYNIEGYPDERFLSLVEEVKPDQVTLVPDDPSQNTSDHGWDIAANQDLLKTVISRLKTGGMRVSLFVDDDPAIALLARDVGADRVELYTGPYGDMFDEQEKAQLLARLAATAEAARACGLDVNAGHDLTLDNLPPLLARIPFVREVSIGHGLTADALLYGFADATRRYLTCCTPTALAAE
- a CDS encoding DUF3179 domain-containing protein, yielding MRRLIAAGLFVIATLSGAATSYSQGFMTHGWMTDFNVSSVEMDEIVSGGPPRDGIPSIDDPRFVSATSEQTVQPKEPVIRLEINGDVRAYPLRIMTWHEIVNDTVGGVPVAVTYCPLCNSAIAFQRQLDGESVEFGTTGLLRKSDMIMYDRKTESWWQQFTGEAIVGKKTGDRLTMLPVTVESFELFRTAYPNGKVLVPNHDGLRRYGENPYVNYDSRDRPYPLFMGNLPSDVDPMTRVVVIKDTKAGQPRAVTLPRLREDGRLRLGDVELRWIAGQNSALDTEAIADGKDVGNVTALRHSGNRQSAVVYDVTFAFAYRAFHPDGELLK
- a CDS encoding NUDIX hydrolase, with product MTRDASSSSSHSDSPRPKMAASLALWKGDDVLVIQRGKPPLEGVWSLPGGHVEFGETVADAARRELFEETGLNCDNPVFVRLNEVISRGDDGLLNAHFVIAVHTAHYTDGTLQAGDDAQSARWVHPDELAELRTTPELSLLISEASKILSD
- a CDS encoding class I SAM-dependent methyltransferase: MSVAPSSQSHTSDLANAGVVLDTPYIARYFPGQSPSMMALSACTNGIPLSMPNPRFRYLELGCGNGLGIATLAASFPRGIFHAVDINPVHIDNGERLKEKAGLKNLFFHEADFSEVIGQRDIRPFDHISLHGVYSWVGEPTRRHIRQIIHELLKPGGTCNISYNTLPGWASFLPLRNLFVQAANRHFGTTAERIQKAYQSLRTMMENGFDYADAHPDAKAIFDELANKSLNYVAHEFFNDHWQPFSFSEVSNDFSNIGMYYCGNTKLDHNMGREPSSSKLRRYSDRLLSEDLRSIQRLEKHRSDTYLNCAEPPALEDLATSLAGLQLGALADASAINTYGPRPLDVENTLIINALQHQTLTLADLKALPALGGMSMDELAERIKLLIVQRWVSPFITAQTFNLPGKASASAQLQYGHELSKVLLGKTLFREGHVYLPAPATGLPIRLGFTTAVLLRATVEAGEDQAVVTAERLIAESGKTWVQNGVAVTDQTERLRALSEALPHFKSLWLPALIRSGVVHPE
- a CDS encoding SOS response-associated peptidase is translated as MCGRYALNSELFEVQQAFKVDEQPQWAARYNITPTQPAFIVHRQSQERTGQLVRWGFVPSWAKDPAAMSLIINARSETLEEKPSFRAAYKHRRCLVPATGFYEWQRSGKTKTPYWVPPAGGGLIAFAGIWETWSDAAGTEMDTMAILTTEANATLAAIHHRQPVVIHPDQFDAWLGIDPVSPSELKEMTRPAPDDFFAPVRVGERINKAIHDDADLQKPLSTEDIAKADAAVQEQFSLF